In one Paenibacillus sp. JQZ6Y-1 genomic region, the following are encoded:
- a CDS encoding 16S rRNA (uracil(1498)-N(3))-methyltransferase, with the protein MQRYFVPAEQFSEQQVIITGEDARHIIRVMRSQEGDELIACDGNQLDVLAEIMSMDEGIVTARIVERLEQLSEAKVQVTIAQSLPKGDKMETVIQKCTELGAASFVPFLSKRTVVQYDARKEEKRLQRWSKIAKEAAEQSHRSRVPQIGHALTWKQLLGSLEVYDLICFCYEKENGHQLRDVVQPFAHRLQERTAQEQTARVLIVVGPEGGFTEQEVEEAEGRGATSTGLGRRILRTETAAMTALACIMYEIGEMGGM; encoded by the coding sequence ATGCAGCGATATTTTGTACCGGCAGAGCAGTTCAGTGAGCAGCAGGTTATTATTACCGGCGAGGATGCTCGGCATATTATTCGGGTGATGCGCTCGCAGGAAGGCGATGAGCTGATTGCCTGCGACGGTAATCAACTGGACGTGCTAGCCGAAATTATGAGTATGGATGAAGGCATTGTCACGGCGCGTATTGTTGAGCGATTGGAGCAGTTGTCTGAAGCCAAGGTGCAGGTGACCATCGCACAAAGCCTGCCCAAGGGCGATAAAATGGAAACGGTCATTCAAAAATGCACCGAGCTAGGCGCAGCGTCCTTTGTTCCTTTTTTGTCCAAACGCACCGTTGTCCAATATGATGCCCGTAAGGAAGAGAAGCGATTGCAGCGCTGGAGCAAGATTGCCAAGGAAGCGGCGGAGCAAAGTCACCGCAGCCGTGTGCCGCAGATTGGACACGCGCTGACTTGGAAGCAGCTGCTCGGCTCGCTGGAAGTATACGATCTGATTTGTTTTTGTTATGAAAAGGAAAATGGTCATCAGCTTCGCGATGTAGTGCAGCCATTTGCGCATCGTTTGCAGGAGCGCACAGCGCAGGAACAGACTGCACGCGTGCTGATCGTCGTTGGACCGGAAGGCGGTTTTACCGAGCAGGAAGTGGAGGAAGCCGAAGGGCGGGGAGCGACATCAACCGGATTGGGACGCCGTATTTTGCGTACCGAGACGGCAGCGATGACCGCGCTTGCCTGTATCATGTATGAAATCGGAGAAATGGGAGGAATGTAA